One genomic segment of Clavelina lepadiformis chromosome 3, kaClaLepa1.1, whole genome shotgun sequence includes these proteins:
- the LOC143448835 gene encoding tubulin alpha-1C chain-like, whose translation MREVISLHVGQAGVQMGNSCWELYCIEHGIQPDGQMPSDKSVGREDDSFNTFFSETGSGKHVPRAVFVDLEPTVVDEVRTGPYRQLFHPEQLITGKEDAANNYARGHYTVGKEQIDPVLDRIRKLADQCTGLQGFLLFHSFGGGTGSGFTSLLMERLSVDYGKKSKLEFSIYPAPRISTAVVEPYNSILTTHTTLEHSDCAFMVDNEAIYDICHRNLNIERPTYTNLNRLISQVVSSITASLRFQGALNVDLTEFQTNLVPYPRIHFPLVTYAPLISAEKAYHEQLTVAEITNSCFEPANQMVKCDPRHGKYMACCLLYRGDVVPKDVNAAIANIKTKRTIQFVDWCPTGFKLGINYQPPSCVPGGDLAKVQRAVCMLSNSTAIAEAWARLDHKFDLMYAKRAFVHWYVGDGMEEGEFSEAREDLAALEKDYEEVGQDSTEEGDVDEEDEY comes from the exons ATG cgCGAAGTAATTTCTCTCCACGTTGGTCAAGCTGGTGTACAAATGGGCAACTCTTGCTGGGAGTTGTACTGCATTGAACACGGCATCCAGCCTGATGGCCAAATGCCAAGCGACAAAAGTGTTGGACGAGAAGACGATTCCTTCAACACTTTTTTCAGTGAAACCGGCTCTGGAAAGCATGTTCCACGAGCTGTGTTCGTCGATTTGGAACCCACGGTTGTTG ATGAGGTGCGCACCGGTCCCTACCGCCAGCTTTTCCATCCTGAACAGTTGATAACTGGAAAAGAAGACGCAGCAAACAATTACGCTCGGGGACATTACACTGTTG GAAAGGAACAAATCGATCCCGTGTTGGATCGTATACGAAAACTTGCCGACCAGTGTACCGGTTTGCAAGGATTTCTTCTCTTCCATTCTTTCGGCGGAGGAACTGGGTCAGGATTTACTTCCCTTCTTATGGAGAGACTTTCCGTTGACTACGGCAAGAAGTCAAAGTTAGAGTTTTCGATATACCCAGCACCAAGA ATTTCAACTGCGGTTGTTGAGCCATACAATTCGATTTTAACAACCCATACAACCCTTGAGCACTCCGACTGTGCCTTCATGGTCGATAATGAAGCCATCTACGACATATGCCACAGAAATTTGAATATTGAACGACCGACTTATACCAACCTTAATCGTTTGATAAGTCAAGTGGTTTCATCTATTACCGCTTCGCTCCGTTTTCAGGGAGCACTCAATGTTGACTTGACCGAGTTCCAGACCAACTTGGTGCCCTACCCACGAATCCACTTTCCCTTGGTCACTTATGCTCCTTTGATATCTGCCGAGAAAGCTTACCATGAACAGCTAACCGTTGCTGAAATTACCAATTCTTGCTTCGAGCCAGCCAACCAGATGGTAAAATGCGATCCACGTCATGGCAAGTACATGGCCTGTTGCTTGCTGTACCGCGGTGATGTCGTTCCTAAAGACGTTAACGCTGCTATCGCTAATATCAAGACCAAGCGTACAATTCAG tTTGTAGATTGGTGTCCAACTGGATTCAAGTTGGGAATCAATTACCAGCCACCAAGTTGTGTACCTGGAGGTGATTTGGCGAAAGTCCAGCGAGCAGTTTGCATGTTAAGCAATTCCACTGCTATAGCAGAAGCATGGGCCAGGCTAGACCACAAATTCGACTTGATGTACGCAAAACGCGCTTTCGTGCACTG GTATGTTGGAGACGGTATGGAGGAAGGTGAGTTTTCTGAGGCACGCGAGGATCTGGCTGCTCTGGAGAAGGATTACGAAGAGGTTGGGCAGGATTCAACAGAAGAGGGTGACGttgatgaagaagatgaaTATTAG
- the LOC143448836 gene encoding cytidine deaminase-like has product MSVTAQDLIQAAKQVKDKHATTYFKMGAAVLTKSGKVFTGCSIKCAVSPCSMCAERVAIFKAVSEGHKEFEALAVIGDNDTVKVSVCGCCRQLMREYSRNMKVHCANHKCEYSTYTLDMLLPHEYGPSL; this is encoded by the exons ATGTCAGTAACTGCCCAAGATTTGATCCAGGCTGCAAAGCAAGTAAAAGACAAGCATGCCACGACCTATTTCAAAATGGGTGCGGCTGTTTTGACCAAGTCTGGAAAGGTTTTTACCGGATGTTCCATCAAGTGTGCAGTATCTCCATGTTCTATGTGCGCTGAAAGGGTTGCAATATTCAAGGCAGTCTCAGAGGGCCACAAAGAATTTGAAGCATTGGCTGTTATTGG TGATAATGACACCGTGAAAGTTTCCGTCTGTGGATGTTGTCGCCAGCTTATGAGAGAG taCTCTCGTAACATGAAAGTGCACTGTGCCAACCACAAATGTGAATACAGCACTTACACCTTGGATATGCTACTTCCTCACGAGTACGGACCTAGCTTGTAG